In the Oscarella lobularis chromosome 14, ooOscLobu1.1, whole genome shotgun sequence genome, one interval contains:
- the LOC136195205 gene encoding C-type mannose receptor 2-like isoform X3 yields MNASASVKTSRIKCLSYASLQGSKADRHLVEKALIWAFRSFKSAKNERVGKLLADRLDEVFMSTFGELDISAAMQVDDSTLSSTSSCALAASVVFAFLLFVIVIFAHRKNHRSSRLRHGCLINFACSSSNSTVFRPIVAPMKCFRFLVVVAFVMAVIVPSTESAATNDFTYRCKDCGGNNWYCSRSSCLYISTSTSNWSEAADLCSSDGASLLSIESVNEDETITAIIENSIGNLKESESFFFGLLRAPSAATGVNRYRWADGSPLTYARWTSLKAFKGEALCGTLLFTRLNGSSSVRWNADSCSSRHKFICKKSRQLRDGEVRLVDDVLPTRGRLEIYIDGSWKGVCLRKDIYSSSQTAAAACRQMNYDGLLEASSRIGEGEVVSHDVYCTENDVSVRSCTTRLATCNEHLFVSCRSGSVQSLAVRLVNSSAQLVNSSSERRMEIGVGNLWKRACIDHDRHDQQSLNRSAENICRHMGYGEGKWQSYGDRPPGIRLPLCRNISCNSEDCFSLQENGVAEYHLYNNLYLIRSSSYILEIKCGIPEWDIRLVNGVGGTKGSKGRVEVYLNTTWSVVCDSEWTWNESNVVCRQFGFERAISTEWRVHENSNDTMIYIYINGTRCKGTETAFKDCDFRQIEWQSNESCHEPVVVCEERKYCPIGWFLYAGYCYALSNQSSRFLFDRWDLVERHCGRSLLSISSPYEHAFVMSLLAEVESKGESIGEDVWIGLERGSNDEYKWINDDPFSYAMWARGEPGLSDLYNCVAMDSRTGYWKTADCRSSKKVVCKIALVDLDNKVRQVAAPTFDNRCFEDEVHFNNACFHLSKRENESVAQDRAILECQMRGGAQLASFRCISEHFFIAKESSGLNGLAYWIGLVYKDTTGSFTWLDGTPAAFSMWAKYEPAYKKKGECVTFGFDGLHFGWSVQNCSANVGYVCKRTLNGTTEIDIAPTESRRGYDFLCPNSWNLIGKSCFRRNDALKTWHESLANCERWSERWRKGSLVSTSSLQEMNRLSGMLGVREAWIGLNDIDSEGMYNWTDGSPYFYARWSSSESTKTLSDRETHDCVAATTTGWNSRDCFQKLSSVCSMPAIFDFDECHNNSHNCSVDASCVNTLDSFECVCNIGFSGNGTTCIDYSVCDNCTATSQVCVLKGGSYSCNCRSGWLKNGSLCDDFDECASCRWLDWRRIHVRRY; encoded by the exons ATGAACGCTTCCGCGTCTGTTAAAACATCTCGCATCAAATGCCTTTCTTATGCTTCCTTACAAG GGAGCAAAGCGGATCGCCATCTAGTTGAGAAGGCTCTTATCTGGGCATTCCGTAGCTTCAAGAGTGCAAAGAACGAACGAGTGGGGAAGCTGCTTGCGGACAGACTG gatgAGGTATTTATGAGTACTTTTGGAGAGCTTGACATTAGTGCTGCAATGCAAG TTGATGATAGCACTCTGTCTTCAACTTCCAGTTGTGCGTTGGCAGCTTCGGTGGTCTTTGccttccttctctttgtcATTGTTATTTTCGCTCATCGAAAAAATCATCGCTCTTCTCGGCTTCGTCACGGTTGCTTAATCAACTTTGCCTGTTCTTCATCCAACTCTACCGTCTTTCGGCCAATTGTCGCACCAATGAAAtgttttcgatttctcgtcgttgtcgccttCGTCATGGCGGTCATCGTGCCAAGTACCGAATCCGCCGCTACGAATGATTTCACGTATCGGTGTAAAG attgtGGCGGTAACAATTGGTACTGTTCTCGCTCTTCGTGTCTCTATATCTCTACCAGCACATCTAATTGGTCCGAGGCAGCCGATTTGTGCTCTAGCGATGGAGCTTCTTTACTATCTATTGAAAGCgtaaacgaagacgaaaccATCACAGCTATAATTGAAAATTCGATTGGTAATCTGAAAGAGTCAGAGTCATTCTTCTTTGGTCTGTTGCGAGCGCCATCAGCGGCAACAGGCGTTAACAGATATCGATGGGCAGACGGTTCTCCGTTGACTTACGCCCGCTGGACTTCTTTGAAGGCATTCAAAGGAGAAGCCCTATGTGGAACTCTCTTGTTTACTCGTCTCAATGGTTCATCATCAGTTCGTTGGAACGCTGACTCCTGCTCATCTCGACACAAGTTTATATGCAAAAAGTCCAGAC AATTGCGTGACGGTGAAGTGCGacttgtcgacgacgttttgccTACAAGAGGCCGTCTCGAGATATATATCGACGGCTCATGGAAAGGCGTCTGCCTGAGGAAAGATATTTACAGTTCTAGTCAAACGGCAGCTGCAGCGTGTCGACAAATGAATTACGATGGTCTATTGGAAGCTAGTTCTCGTATTGGAGAAGGCGAAGTTGTTTCTCACGATGTTTATTGCACGGAAAATGACGTTTCAGTTCGCAGTTGCACTACGCGGTTAGCGACGTGCAATGAGCACCTATTCGTTTCTTGTCGATCTGGTAGCGTTCAGAGTCTCGCCGTGCGACTTGTGAACAGCTCTGCGCAACTTGTGAACAGTTCTAGCGAAAGGCGTATGGAAATTGGAGTGGGGAACTTATGGAAACGAGCTTGCATTGATCATGATCGACATGATCAGCAGTCGTTAAATCGTTCTGCTGAAAACATTTGTCGGCATATGGGATACGGTGAAGGAAAATGGCAGTCCTACGGTGACCGTCCACCTGGCATTAGACTTCCTTTGTGCAGAAATATCTCGTGCAATTCCGAAGACTGCTTTTCATTGCAGGAGAACGGCGTAGCAGAATACCATCTGTATAACAATCTCTATTTGATAAGGAGTTCAAGCTATATCCTTGAAATCAAGTGCGGTATACCAGAGTGGGACATACGATTGGTCAATGGTGTTGGTGGGACGAAGGGGAGCAAAGGACGTGTCGAAGTCTATCTCAACACAACGTGGAGCGTCGTGTGCGACAGCGAGTGGACTTGGAATGAATCCAACGTTGTCTGTCGCCAATTTGGCTTCGAGAGAGCGATCTCAACAGAGTGGCGCGTTCACGAAAATTCAAATGACACAATGATCTATATCTATATCAATGGTACACGTTGCAAAGGAACGGAAACAGCTTTCAAAGATTGCGATTTTCGCCAAATCGAGTGGCAAAGCAATGAATCGTGCCATGAACCAGTAGTTGTTTGTGAAGAGCGAAAAT aTTGTCCTATTGGTTGGTTTCTCTATGCTGGCTATTGTTATGCTCTTTCGAACCAAAGTAGCAGATTTCTCTTCGATCGTTGGGATCTTGTTGAAAGGCATTGCGGTCGTAGCTTGCTGAGCATTAGCAGTCCATATGAACATGCTTTTGTTATGTCTCTCCTGGCGGAGGTCGAGTCGAAAGGCGAAAGCATTGGCGAAGACGTGTGGATTGGCTTAGAGCGAGGAAGTAATGATGAGTACAAGTGGATTAATGATGACCCCTTCAG TTACGCTATGTGGGCTAGAGGAGAACCGGGGCTGAGCGATCTTTATAATTGCGTTGCTATGGACTCTCGCACTGGCTATTGGAAGACGGCTGATTGCAGGAGCTCTAAGAAAGTCGTATGCAAAATAGCTCTAG TTGATTTGGACAACAAAGTTCGCCAAGTAGCTGCACCAACCTTTGACAATCGATGCTTTGAAGATGAAGTACATTTTAATAACGCTTGTTTTCATTTGTCCAAAAGGGAGAATGAGAGCGTCGCGCAAGATCGCGCCATTCTTGAATGCCAAATGCGCGGCGGCGCCCAACTAGCTTCATTCAGATGCATAAGTGAACATTTCTTCATCGCGAAAGAATCGTCTGGTCTCAATGGTTTGGCGTACTGGATTGGCTTGGTTTACAAAGACACGACGGGTAGCTTTACGTGGCTTGATGGCACACCCGCCGCTTTCAGCATGTGGGCGAAGTATGAGCCGGCGTACAAGAAGAAGGGTGAGTGCGTCACGTTTGGATTTGACGGACTACACTTCGGTTGGTCTGTTCAAAATTGTTCCGCCAATGTTGGATACGTTTGTAAAA GAACATTGAATGGGACAACTGAAATTGACATAGCTCCAACTGAAAGTCGTCGAGGCT aTGACTTTTTGTGTCCGAATAGTTGGAATCTTATAGGGAAGTCGTgctttcgacgaaatgacgctTTGAAGACGTGGCACGAATCATTGGCCAACTGCGAGCGGTGGAGCGAGCGGTGGAGGAAAGGATCTCTTGTCAGCACTAGTTCTCTGCAGGAAATGAACCGCCTTTCTGGAATGCTCGGCGTGAGGGAGGCGTGGATCGGACTTAATGACATCGACAGTGAAGGAATGTACAATTGGACAGATGGCTCTCCTTATTTCTATGCAAGATGGAGTTCATCCGAGAGTACAAAGACGCTATCGGATCGAGAGACACACGATTGTGTAGCTGCAACAACGACTGGCTGGAACTCACGCGATTGCTTTCAGAAATTGTCGAGCGTGTGCTCGATGCCAGCAATATTTG atttcGATGAATGTCACAACAACTCTCATAATTGTAGCGTTGACGCATCTTGTGTGAATACACTCGACTCCTTCGAATGTGTATGCAATATCGGATTCTCAGGAAACGGGACGACCTGCATTG ATTATAGTGTGTGCGACAACTGTACCGCGACCTCTCAGGTGTGCGTTCTTAAAGGTGGTTCTTATAGTTGCAACTGCAGAAGTGGCTGGCTAAAAAACGGCAGCCTCTGCGATGACTTCGACGAGTGCGCTTCTTGCCGC TGGCTGGACTGGAGACGGATTCATGTGCGAAGATATTAA